One genomic window of Myxococcus guangdongensis includes the following:
- a CDS encoding efflux RND transporter permease subunit, with protein MNLTEACIKKPVLAWMIMAATIVFGLVAAQRIGISQFPDVDFPTINISVTWEGANPEAVETDVIEPIEEAVTQVEGVTSITSSARQGGANITVELDLSRNVDMALQEVQTKISQAQRQLPEDIDPPIVTKTNPEDQPIIQVGVSGPFSQQVVSDFARYRVKEKLQTVPGVGEVSVGGSLDRNIRIWVDSAKLDALGLTVTDITSALQREHVELPAGRIEAEGREVNVRVLGEALDLETLRDIVVREQGGQPVYLRDVALVEDGFEDVRRMARVNGTPAQGLGIRKQRGANAVSVAKGVREELARIQKDAPEGMDVAIRFDTTQFIEESVHEIEFELMLACILTAFVCWLFLGSLSSTMNVVLAIPMSLLGTVAVIYFLGFTLNTFTLLGLALAVGIVVDDAIMVLENIFRHSEEGKDRVRAAREGTAEITFAALAATAAVIAIFLPVVFMKGVIGKFFLQFGVTLCVAVMLSYVEAITLAPARCAQLLKTSREGRSKVGVWVDKAFTKLEHAYGRALGWALVRPWRVLAGALVILAASVFAFRALPGEFVPSQDQSRLMVRMQTAVGSSIEETNQLFQKAEAFAASRPEVTSVFALVGGGGGGVNSGFMMLTLKPPDERMTQSEFQQVLRKELNGYPGLRAVVQDLSQQGFSAQRGFPVEFSVRGSDWDALVKASQEMRDKVQASGKVVDVDTDYQLGMPELRITPDRARAADLGVPMQTVATTINALVGGVRVGKYSTGGRRIDVRLRLLAGQRSRPEDLALLKVRTASGALVPLSALVSQEERPALQAITRRDRERAISIFANVAPGSNQEEALATVEQLAKDLPGGVRVVPGGASVAFRDSMGSLFFALFLGIGVAYMVLGAQFNSFLHPVTVLTILPLSVAGAAFALLGTGSTLNIFSMIGLLLLMGIVKKNSIILVDYALQQRELGLGAVEAMQRAGPVRLRPILMTSTATMMAAVPAALALGAGSETRAPMSIAVLGGLSVSTVLSLVVVPAFYVVADRMKTRLSNWRGKRPDDEEGSPTAHGSPGGDEPRPAAHG; from the coding sequence ATGAACCTGACGGAAGCGTGCATCAAGAAGCCCGTCCTGGCGTGGATGATCATGGCGGCCACCATCGTCTTCGGACTGGTGGCGGCGCAGCGCATCGGCATCAGCCAGTTCCCGGACGTCGACTTCCCCACCATCAACATCAGCGTGACGTGGGAGGGCGCCAACCCCGAGGCCGTCGAGACGGACGTCATCGAGCCCATCGAGGAGGCGGTGACGCAGGTGGAGGGCGTCACCAGCATCACCTCCAGCGCGCGCCAGGGCGGCGCCAACATCACGGTGGAGCTGGACCTGTCGCGCAACGTGGACATGGCGCTGCAGGAGGTCCAGACGAAGATCAGCCAGGCGCAGCGCCAACTGCCCGAGGACATCGACCCGCCCATCGTCACCAAGACGAACCCGGAGGACCAGCCCATCATCCAGGTGGGCGTGTCCGGGCCCTTCTCCCAGCAGGTGGTGAGCGACTTCGCCCGCTACCGCGTGAAGGAGAAGCTGCAGACGGTGCCCGGCGTGGGCGAGGTGTCCGTTGGTGGCTCGTTGGACCGCAACATCCGCATCTGGGTGGACTCGGCCAAGCTGGACGCGCTCGGGCTGACGGTGACGGACATCACCTCCGCGCTGCAGCGTGAGCACGTGGAGCTGCCGGCGGGGCGCATCGAGGCCGAGGGGCGCGAGGTCAACGTCCGCGTGCTCGGCGAGGCGCTGGACCTGGAGACGCTGCGCGACATCGTCGTGCGCGAGCAGGGCGGCCAGCCGGTGTACCTGCGCGACGTGGCGCTGGTGGAGGACGGGTTCGAGGACGTGCGGCGCATGGCGCGCGTCAACGGCACGCCCGCGCAGGGCCTGGGCATCCGCAAGCAGCGCGGCGCCAACGCGGTGTCCGTGGCGAAGGGTGTGCGCGAGGAGCTGGCGCGCATCCAGAAGGACGCTCCGGAGGGGATGGACGTGGCCATCCGCTTCGACACCACGCAGTTCATCGAGGAGAGCGTCCACGAGATCGAGTTCGAGCTGATGCTGGCCTGCATCCTCACGGCCTTCGTCTGCTGGCTCTTCCTGGGCTCGCTGTCGAGCACGATGAACGTGGTGCTGGCCATCCCCATGTCGCTGTTGGGGACGGTGGCCGTCATCTACTTCCTGGGCTTCACGCTCAACACCTTCACGCTGTTGGGCCTGGCGCTGGCGGTGGGCATCGTGGTGGACGACGCCATCATGGTGCTGGAGAACATCTTCCGACACTCGGAGGAGGGGAAGGACCGGGTGCGCGCGGCGCGAGAGGGCACCGCGGAGATCACGTTCGCGGCGCTCGCGGCCACCGCGGCCGTCATCGCCATCTTCCTGCCCGTCGTCTTCATGAAGGGCGTCATCGGCAAGTTCTTCCTCCAGTTCGGCGTCACCCTGTGCGTGGCGGTGATGCTGTCGTACGTGGAGGCGATCACCCTGGCGCCGGCGCGCTGCGCCCAATTGCTGAAGACGTCCCGTGAGGGGCGCAGCAAGGTCGGCGTGTGGGTGGACAAGGCCTTCACGAAGCTGGAGCACGCCTATGGCCGGGCGCTCGGGTGGGCGCTGGTGCGGCCGTGGCGGGTGCTGGCCGGGGCGCTGGTCATCCTGGCGGCGAGCGTGTTCGCCTTCCGCGCGCTGCCCGGTGAGTTCGTGCCGTCGCAGGACCAGAGCCGACTGATGGTCCGCATGCAGACGGCGGTGGGCAGCAGCATCGAGGAGACCAACCAGCTCTTCCAGAAGGCGGAGGCGTTCGCCGCCTCGCGGCCGGAGGTGACGAGCGTCTTCGCGTTGGTGGGCGGCGGTGGTGGCGGCGTGAACTCGGGCTTCATGATGCTCACGCTCAAGCCGCCCGACGAGCGCATGACGCAGTCGGAGTTCCAGCAGGTCCTCCGCAAGGAGCTCAACGGCTACCCGGGCCTGCGCGCGGTGGTGCAGGACCTGTCGCAGCAGGGCTTCTCCGCGCAGCGTGGCTTCCCGGTGGAGTTCAGCGTGCGCGGCTCGGACTGGGACGCGCTGGTGAAGGCCAGTCAGGAGATGCGCGACAAGGTCCAGGCCAGCGGCAAGGTGGTGGACGTGGACACCGACTACCAGCTCGGCATGCCGGAGCTGCGCATCACCCCGGACCGGGCGCGCGCGGCGGACCTGGGCGTGCCGATGCAGACGGTGGCGACCACCATCAACGCGCTGGTGGGCGGCGTGCGCGTGGGCAAGTACAGCACGGGCGGGCGCCGCATCGACGTGCGCCTGCGCCTGCTCGCGGGGCAGCGCTCGCGTCCGGAGGACCTGGCGCTGCTCAAGGTGCGCACGGCCAGCGGCGCGCTGGTGCCGCTGTCGGCGCTGGTGTCGCAGGAGGAGCGCCCGGCGCTGCAGGCCATCACCCGCAGGGACAGAGAGCGCGCCATCAGCATCTTCGCCAACGTGGCGCCGGGCTCCAATCAGGAGGAGGCGCTGGCCACGGTGGAGCAGCTGGCGAAGGACCTGCCGGGCGGCGTGCGCGTGGTGCCGGGCGGCGCGAGCGTGGCGTTCCGCGACTCGATGGGCAGCCTGTTCTTCGCGCTCTTCCTGGGGATTGGCGTCGCGTACATGGTGCTGGGCGCGCAGTTCAACTCGTTCCTGCATCCCGTCACGGTGCTGACGATCCTGCCGCTGTCGGTGGCGGGCGCGGCCTTCGCGTTGTTGGGCACGGGCAGCACGCTGAACATCTTCAGCATGATTGGTCTGTTGCTGCTGATGGGCATCGTGAAGAAGAACTCCATCATCCTGGTGGACTACGCGCTCCAGCAGCGGGAGTTGGGGTTGGGCGCGGTGGAGGCGATGCAGCGCGCGGGGCCGGTACGCCTGCGGCCCATCCTGATGACGTCCACGGCGACGATGATGGCGGCGGTGCCGGCGGCGCTGGCGTTGGGCGCCGGCAGCGAGACGCGCGCGCCCATGTCCATCGCGGTGCTGGGCGGGCTGTCGGTCTCCACGGTGCTGAGCCTGGTGGTGGTGCCCGCCTTCTACGTGGTCGCCGACCGCATGAAGACGCGGTTGTCCAACTGGCGCGGCAAGCGTCCGGACGACGAGGAGGGCAGCCCCACCGCCCACGGCAGCCCGGGCGGCGACGAGCCTCGCCCCGCGGCGCACGGCTGA
- a CDS encoding DUF2267 domain-containing protein — protein MAQETELPTTITPVKERDESLDLQAFLDEIGNSQEVRVNKLDGRTAAHAVLCTLARRLSDGEDVKLMRALGDDIGEILGECTILRGPSHAKRMKREEFISDVADHLGIPVDQAFRVMTVVFTAVRDRIPEDEVSAVASQLPADLADSFRRPV, from the coding sequence ATGGCGCAGGAGACGGAGCTTCCCACCACCATCACCCCGGTGAAGGAGCGCGACGAGTCGCTGGACCTCCAGGCGTTCCTGGACGAAATCGGCAACAGCCAGGAGGTCCGCGTCAACAAGCTGGATGGCCGGACCGCCGCGCACGCCGTGCTGTGCACGCTGGCGCGCAGGCTGTCGGACGGCGAGGACGTGAAGCTGATGCGCGCGCTCGGCGACGACATCGGCGAGATCCTCGGCGAGTGCACCATCCTGCGCGGCCCCTCACACGCGAAGCGCATGAAGCGCGAGGAGTTCATCTCCGACGTGGCGGACCATCTGGGCATCCCGGTGGACCAGGCGTTCCGCGTGATGACGGTGGTCTTCACCGCCGTGAGAGACCGCATCCCCGAGGACGAGGTCTCCGCGGTGGCCTCACAGCTCCCCGCGGACCTGGCGGACAGCTTCCGACGGCCGGTGTAG
- a CDS encoding LVIVD repeat-containing protein — translation MQTPLSPPGSWRFLCVLLPLLIACGDSDAGTPDGGAPPEDAGTPDSGSPPWDGTHTVLEDLGDWIDTGRYDTCQFLDADNLDPQLCQSLSSFDLSSCSTEQLSGLEGKGIYQLNTRSELRVRPDRPNSTGISNGSNAFMLSQDGSRDAMGNAPLVARVTEGGTFFVAGRRTLTTPYGNIITTTAFAGCHVPTPGVITGCYVTCTDSPVTGYSKTLGTFEAYRMTWAPGEGESSGGIARVGEASTPIGMPVDVYVAKEHAYVVSLTRAPLLGGLSVFDVRERTNPTLVKTINIPGDHAWNGVWAKGDALYIASDSSGLVVFDISDPANPVFVRRAEGPSHVHTVLVDGDRLYANSAGVATYVYDITTPLAPALRQLVTPTPGGFSGGPHDVFVYGSRLYVSNADSGYSIMDVTDLDNVQHLGDYMPPGSFVYAHHSAVGTFAGRTIAFEGGEGPGTHVRVLDVTDPTNIPLIGTFRMRAPTSIHNMLLRGDRLYVAWYQEGLRVLDVSNPTQPRQVAHFNTYGEADPGRRAGSLEGAFGVRIPGDGYVYVVESARGLIIFNEL, via the coding sequence ATGCAGACACCGCTGTCCCCGCCGGGTTCGTGGCGCTTCCTCTGTGTCCTCCTGCCGCTCCTCATCGCCTGCGGAGACTCCGACGCAGGCACTCCGGATGGCGGCGCACCTCCCGAGGACGCGGGCACGCCCGACAGCGGCTCGCCGCCCTGGGATGGCACCCATACGGTGCTCGAGGACCTGGGCGATTGGATCGACACGGGGCGCTATGACACGTGCCAGTTCCTCGACGCCGACAACCTGGACCCGCAGCTGTGCCAGAGCCTGTCGAGCTTCGACCTGTCGAGCTGCTCCACCGAGCAGCTCTCCGGACTCGAGGGCAAGGGCATCTACCAGCTCAACACCCGCTCGGAGCTGCGCGTCCGCCCCGACCGCCCCAACTCCACCGGCATCTCCAACGGCAGCAACGCCTTCATGCTCAGCCAGGATGGTTCCCGCGACGCGATGGGCAACGCGCCGCTCGTGGCCCGCGTGACGGAGGGTGGGACCTTCTTCGTCGCGGGGCGCCGCACCCTCACGACGCCCTACGGCAACATCATCACGACCACCGCGTTCGCCGGCTGCCACGTCCCCACTCCCGGTGTCATCACCGGTTGCTACGTGACCTGCACGGACAGTCCCGTCACGGGCTACAGCAAGACGCTCGGCACCTTCGAGGCCTACCGGATGACGTGGGCCCCGGGTGAGGGCGAGTCCTCTGGAGGAATCGCTCGCGTGGGAGAGGCCTCGACGCCCATCGGGATGCCGGTGGACGTCTATGTCGCCAAGGAGCACGCCTACGTCGTCTCGCTGACCCGCGCTCCCCTGCTGGGCGGCCTCTCGGTCTTCGACGTGAGAGAGCGGACGAACCCCACGCTCGTCAAGACCATCAACATCCCTGGGGACCATGCCTGGAACGGCGTCTGGGCGAAGGGGGACGCGCTCTACATCGCCAGCGACTCGTCGGGGCTCGTCGTCTTCGACATCTCGGACCCCGCCAATCCCGTCTTCGTGCGGCGCGCCGAGGGCCCGTCCCACGTCCACACCGTGCTCGTCGACGGCGACCGCCTCTACGCCAACAGCGCTGGCGTGGCCACCTACGTCTACGACATCACCACGCCGCTCGCGCCCGCCCTGCGCCAGCTCGTCACGCCGACGCCCGGAGGCTTCAGCGGCGGTCCGCATGATGTCTTCGTCTACGGGAGCCGGCTCTACGTCAGCAACGCGGACTCGGGCTACTCCATCATGGACGTCACCGACCTGGACAACGTCCAGCACCTCGGCGACTACATGCCACCTGGGAGCTTCGTCTACGCCCATCACAGCGCGGTGGGCACGTTCGCGGGGCGCACCATCGCCTTCGAGGGCGGTGAAGGCCCTGGCACCCACGTGCGAGTGCTCGATGTGACGGACCCGACGAACATCCCGCTCATCGGGACGTTCCGGATGCGGGCGCCCACGTCCATCCACAACATGCTGCTGCGCGGCGACCGCCTCTACGTCGCCTGGTATCAGGAGGGCCTGCGCGTGCTGGACGTCTCCAACCCGACCCAGCCCCGACAGGTCGCCCACTTCAACACCTACGGCGAGGCCGACCCGGGCCGGAGGGCCGGCAGCCTGGAGGGGGCCTTCGGCGTGCGCATCCCTGGCGATGGCTACGTGTACGTCGTGGAATCGGCGCGCGGCCTCATCATCTTCAACGAGCTGTAG